One genomic region from Clostridium saccharobutylicum DSM 13864 encodes:
- a CDS encoding polysaccharide deacetylase family protein, producing the protein MKRNYADNKNKSKNIKRKRIIISSIIVGLFVIIGGAVIAQKFSSSKQAVQAADNNSVQNQDKDSSQNSNDNSVDKESDNSVENVAYLEKYIDQQIKGQKPDGVDGKKVAYLTFDDGPSETVTPQILDILKSKNVNATFFLIGKYVDKDEASKDLVKREISEGNAIGIHSYSHDYSYLFPNGKINLGNCMSDFDKTDKALKGVLGQDFSTRAIRFPGGQETWSKKDPQGAEAVDKALHEKDWHQIDWNALSGDAESGHKDAAQLTQEAIKTIGNREKALILMHDTYGKEETAKALPGIIDYLKQQGYEFKTIK; encoded by the coding sequence ATGAAACGTAATTATGCTGACAATAAAAATAAGAGCAAAAACATTAAGAGAAAAAGAATTATTATATCTAGTATTATAGTTGGATTATTTGTAATTATAGGAGGAGCAGTTATTGCTCAAAAGTTCTCATCAAGCAAGCAAGCTGTACAAGCTGCTGATAATAATTCAGTGCAAAATCAAGATAAAGATTCTTCACAAAACAGCAATGATAATTCTGTAGATAAAGAAAGTGATAATAGTGTAGAAAATGTTGCATATTTAGAAAAGTATATTGATCAACAAATTAAAGGGCAAAAACCCGATGGAGTTGATGGTAAAAAAGTTGCATATTTGACTTTTGATGATGGTCCATCGGAAACTGTAACTCCACAAATTTTAGATATTCTTAAATCTAAAAATGTAAATGCAACTTTCTTTCTTATAGGAAAATACGTTGATAAAGATGAAGCAAGTAAGGATTTAGTAAAGAGAGAAATATCAGAAGGTAATGCAATAGGAATTCATTCTTATTCGCATGATTATAGCTACTTATTTCCAAATGGAAAGATAAACTTGGGAAATTGTATGTCTGATTTTGATAAGACAGATAAAGCTTTAAAAGGTGTTTTGGGACAAGACTTTTCAACACGTGCAATTAGATTTCCTGGAGGGCAAGAGACATGGAGTAAAAAGGACCCACAAGGAGCTGAAGCCGTGGACAAGGCTTTACATGAAAAAGACTGGCATCAAATTGATTGGAATGCATTATCAGGTGATGCAGAAAGTGGTCATAAAGATGCAGCACAGCTAACTCAGGAAGCTATTAAAACTATAGGTAATAGAGAAAAGGCATTAATATTAATGCATGATACTTATGGAAAAGAAGAAACAGCAAAGGCTTTACCAGGAATAATAGACTATTTAAAACAGCAAGGATATGAATTTAAAACTATAAAATAA